A genomic segment from Pseudoduganella chitinolytica encodes:
- a CDS encoding GAF domain-containing protein codes for MNDLHAPPRELDPVLDVARLQEIADLDLFAPEVNGILSDLAREASSRLGLPLGMVNIVLDEAQFIAAHFGVAGWIAEAQGTPVEWAFCRFAVRDRTDFIVEDALVHERVKDNPLVTEDGLRCYAGIPLITSRGHALGSFCVAGTEARSFEESEMQTLRALAAEAIRRIESRREPS; via the coding sequence ATGAACGATTTACATGCTCCTCCGCGCGAACTGGATCCGGTATTGGATGTAGCGCGACTGCAGGAAATTGCGGACTTGGACCTCTTTGCGCCTGAAGTCAATGGCATCCTCTCCGACCTCGCGCGCGAAGCCAGCAGCCGGCTTGGATTGCCGCTCGGTATGGTCAATATCGTGCTTGACGAGGCGCAGTTTATTGCGGCCCACTTCGGCGTGGCTGGCTGGATTGCGGAGGCTCAAGGCACGCCGGTTGAATGGGCGTTCTGTCGCTTTGCTGTACGCGACCGAACGGACTTCATCGTTGAAGATGCCCTTGTTCATGAACGCGTAAAGGACAATCCGCTCGTCACCGAGGACGGGCTGCGCTGCTACGCGGGCATCCCGCTGATCACGTCGCGAGGCCACGCCCTGGGATCGTTCTGCGTCGCGGGAACCGAAGCGCGCAGCTTTGAAGAATCCGAGATGCAGACCTTGCGGGCCCTTGCCGCCGAAGCGATTCGCCGGATAGAAAGCAGGCGAGAACCAAGCTAG
- a CDS encoding EAL domain-containing protein: protein MRPHEIDETERLKVLQAYEILDTAPEDAFDQLVRLAATVCGTSMAALCFVDSEREWRKALLGCDIVEVSRNDSIAARMIEGRSDFGGTSGDTAHRTAGTTPDGKYFACAPLVTPEGCLLGALLVMDDKPYAPTPAQLESLDALAQQAMAQLELRRYRHRDPESQRDRIRQLADSMPHIVWAANPDGTIDFANHSIVEYAGVRYAGDIGRLWTELLHPDDVERTLREWTESVQTGRVFSAEYRLLRGIDQAYRWHLATGMPVRDDDGNIIRWYGTTTDIHDMKLAHDEIGRLAFYDTLTGLPNRQLLMDRLTHAVTLHERIGRVGAVLLLDLDHFKNINDTIGHNNGDLLLDLVAKRLIASVDASQTVARLGGDEFVIILEDIGICEEAAAGSARHVAYQVLNVLNAAFNLGGYERHITSSIGLALFSHPAPSITELLKRADLAMYQAKKMGRNTVCFFDPAIQEVALLRATLEAELRQALVRAEFSLYYQPQVNSSGAVIGVEALVRWQNPQRGTVSPAEFIPLAEDTGLILPLGRWVLEEACALLVGFAAAPATRELHVAVNVSALQFRQTNFVAELLAILENSGANPTRLKLELTESLLVEDIEVAIEKVIALKQHGVALSLDDFGTGYSSLMYLKRLPLDQLKIDQSFVQNLLHDSRDLAIVNTIITLGTTMGVGVIAEGVETAAQLDLLINIGCTLFQGYYFSRPLPDQQLHEYLQRHVLA, encoded by the coding sequence ATGCGTCCTCACGAAATCGATGAGACAGAACGCTTGAAGGTGCTTCAAGCATATGAAATCCTGGATACTGCCCCAGAAGACGCCTTCGACCAGCTGGTTCGGCTCGCGGCGACCGTATGCGGCACATCCATGGCCGCACTCTGCTTCGTCGATAGCGAACGGGAGTGGCGCAAAGCGCTCCTGGGCTGCGATATTGTCGAGGTGTCACGCAACGATTCAATTGCGGCGCGAATGATCGAGGGCCGCAGCGATTTCGGCGGGACTTCTGGCGACACGGCGCACCGAACGGCAGGGACGACGCCCGACGGTAAGTACTTCGCATGCGCACCGCTGGTAACACCTGAGGGATGCCTGCTGGGCGCGCTGTTGGTAATGGATGACAAGCCTTACGCACCGACGCCAGCCCAGCTCGAAAGCTTGGACGCACTCGCCCAACAAGCGATGGCCCAGCTGGAGCTGCGTCGGTATCGCCACAGGGACCCTGAGTCGCAGCGGGATCGAATCCGTCAGCTAGCCGACTCAATGCCTCATATCGTATGGGCTGCCAATCCAGATGGGACGATTGATTTCGCGAATCACTCCATCGTGGAGTACGCCGGCGTACGCTATGCTGGAGACATTGGCAGGCTGTGGACCGAATTGCTGCATCCTGATGATGTCGAAAGAACGCTCAGGGAGTGGACAGAGTCCGTTCAGACCGGTCGTGTCTTCTCGGCTGAGTACCGCCTGCTGCGGGGAATCGATCAGGCCTACCGCTGGCATCTCGCCACAGGGATGCCAGTACGCGATGACGACGGTAATATCATAAGGTGGTACGGGACCACGACCGATATCCACGACATGAAACTGGCCCACGACGAAATAGGCAGGCTGGCATTCTACGACACCCTAACCGGGCTGCCGAACCGTCAATTGCTCATGGATCGGCTGACCCATGCCGTGACGCTACACGAGCGGATAGGGCGCGTGGGGGCGGTTTTGCTGCTTGATCTCGATCACTTCAAGAATATCAACGACACGATCGGACACAACAACGGCGATTTATTGCTTGATCTGGTAGCGAAACGCCTGATTGCCAGCGTCGATGCAAGCCAGACGGTCGCGCGGCTAGGCGGCGACGAGTTCGTGATCATCCTGGAGGATATCGGTATTTGTGAAGAGGCCGCAGCAGGTAGTGCAAGGCACGTCGCATACCAGGTGCTTAATGTCCTCAATGCTGCGTTTAACCTCGGTGGATACGAACGTCATATCACATCCAGCATCGGATTGGCGCTCTTCAGTCATCCGGCGCCGTCGATCACCGAGCTGCTCAAGCGCGCCGACCTAGCGATGTACCAGGCTAAGAAGATGGGCCGTAACACCGTTTGTTTTTTCGATCCTGCCATCCAGGAAGTAGCATTACTGCGCGCTACGTTGGAGGCCGAACTGCGACAGGCGCTGGTGCGAGCCGAATTTTCGCTTTATTACCAGCCGCAGGTCAATAGCAGCGGTGCCGTAATCGGCGTGGAGGCGTTGGTACGTTGGCAGAATCCGCAGCGCGGCACGGTTTCGCCTGCCGAATTCATTCCCCTAGCTGAAGACACGGGATTGATTCTTCCGTTGGGACGCTGGGTGCTGGAAGAAGCGTGCGCACTGCTTGTTGGTTTCGCCGCAGCCCCAGCAACGAGAGAATTGCACGTGGCGGTAAATGTGAGTGCATTGCAATTTCGCCAAACGAATTTTGTTGCCGAATTATTAGCCATATTGGAAAACTCGGGCGCGAATCCGACGCGTTTGAAATTGGAGCTGACCGAGTCGCTCCTTGTGGAGGATATAGAGGTTGCTATCGAGAAAGTCATCGCGCTGAAGCAGCACGGCGTTGCACTGTCGCTCGACGATTTTGGCACGGGTTATTCTTCGCTCATGTACCTGAAGCGCTTGCCACTCGATCAACTCAAGATCGACCAATCTTTCGTCCAGAATCTGCTGCACGACTCGCGCGACCTCGCAATCGTCAATACAATCATTACGCTTGGCACGACGATGGGAGTAGGCGTGATCGCGGAAGGCGTGGAAACGGCTGCACAGCTGGATCTTCTAATTAATATTGGATGCACGTTGTTCCAAGGCTACTATTTCAGCCGGCCGCTTCCCGATCAGCAGCTGCATGAGTATCTGCAGCGGCACGTACTGGCCTGA